The Nitrospirales bacterium genome includes a window with the following:
- a CDS encoding tetratricopeptide repeat protein, which translates to MSLNSRDSAPDHTSETLTQGQNLYYSGRLNEAEEVFSKALQKNPSQHAILNARGYVYAKRGKWDQAIKDLTQAVKLAPQNSRYLENLGTAYLEAGHPQKALEYFSLVLESASDSPQALNHRGLAFSQLGQYQDAIQDFSKALTFDNPMAEIYLNRAVAYLKSGAREAAKKDLDQTIRLNSSLHQAFQSRGLLELMNGEIEAAIQDFTRAIHLGADGGLVHYNRGVALTMAGDEGHAQEEYDLACQRHIYQACDHSGIQTQVHLQL; encoded by the coding sequence ATGAGTCTGAATTCGAGAGATTCTGCTCCTGATCACACTTCTGAAACATTAACGCAAGGTCAGAATCTTTATTATTCTGGACGGTTGAATGAAGCTGAGGAGGTCTTCTCGAAGGCGTTGCAGAAAAACCCGAGTCAGCACGCCATCTTAAATGCCCGGGGATATGTCTACGCAAAACGAGGAAAATGGGATCAAGCGATCAAAGATCTGACACAGGCCGTCAAATTGGCCCCACAGAACTCTCGATATCTGGAGAATCTCGGGACCGCCTATTTGGAAGCAGGGCATCCCCAGAAAGCTCTCGAATATTTTTCTCTGGTTTTGGAATCTGCTTCAGATTCTCCGCAAGCGTTGAATCATCGGGGGTTGGCGTTCAGTCAACTCGGACAGTATCAAGACGCCATTCAGGATTTTTCAAAAGCCTTGACATTCGACAACCCCATGGCTGAAATCTACCTCAATCGAGCAGTCGCGTACCTCAAGTCGGGCGCGAGAGAAGCAGCGAAGAAAGACCTCGATCAAACGATCAGACTCAATAGCTCGCTTCACCAAGCGTTTCAGAGCCGAGGACTCCTTGAGCTTATGAATGGCGAAATCGAAGCGGCTATTCAAGATTTTACCCGAGCGATTCATTTAGGAGCGGATGGAGGACTCGTTCACTACAATCGGGGAGTGGCGCTTACAATGGCGGGAGACGAGGGCCACGCTCAAGAAGAGTATGACTTAGCCTGTCAACGACATATTTATCAAGCCTGCGATCATTCCGGAATTCAGACACAAGTCCATCTCCAACTGTAA
- a CDS encoding DUF3313 domain-containing protein — protein sequence MKTSPFLQIFRNSGTNSTWSVIWLCVLLGLLGGCESTKQARVDSTSGFLNDYSILRVGKVDEADRIYRKPLVDWKSYRKVLLDPVSIWKPSQKQLDAHAEALDLEHFADYFYHALYQSLSNDYEMVFDPGPDTLRVQAAITNIEQSWVILDVITAMPGVDLFSRVKEYTTGKPLFTGGTSIEFKVVDAKTQDLLMAGVDRRVGTKDIDADAFDSWADAEAAMNYWAQQARWRFCTLRGDINCVRPGDEEN from the coding sequence ATGAAGACATCACCATTTCTGCAAATATTCAGGAACTCAGGAACTAACAGTACGTGGTCGGTTATCTGGTTGTGTGTTCTTCTTGGTCTGCTTGGTGGGTGTGAATCGACGAAGCAGGCGCGAGTCGACAGTACATCGGGTTTTCTGAATGATTATTCCATCCTCAGGGTTGGGAAGGTGGACGAGGCAGATCGGATCTATCGAAAACCTCTGGTTGATTGGAAGTCCTACCGCAAAGTTCTTTTAGATCCTGTGTCCATTTGGAAGCCATCTCAAAAACAACTGGATGCCCATGCGGAAGCGCTGGATCTTGAGCATTTTGCAGATTACTTCTACCATGCATTATATCAATCACTCTCAAATGATTATGAAATGGTGTTTGATCCAGGTCCTGATACCTTACGAGTGCAAGCTGCGATAACCAACATCGAACAATCCTGGGTCATTCTTGATGTCATAACCGCCATGCCGGGGGTTGACCTCTTCTCCAGGGTCAAAGAGTACACGACAGGAAAACCTCTGTTTACCGGAGGAACCAGCATTGAATTCAAAGTTGTGGATGCCAAGACTCAAGATTTACTGATGGCAGGGGTCGATCGGCGAGTAGGCACTAAGGACATTGATGCTGATGCTTTCGACAGCTGGGCTGATGCTGAAGCTGCGATGAATTACTGGGCGCAACAAGCCCGATGGCGTTTCTGTACGCTCCGTGGCGACATCAACTGTGTAAGGCCTGGGGACGAAGAAAACTAG
- a CDS encoding paraquat-inducible protein A yields the protein MEHASVHSLIACHECDLLHRKRFLQDGQRAICVRCGTLLYRQVQNGLERTLVMTLTALILFLLANTFPFMTFMLEGRSQESILLTGVVELYLQGFWELAILVFAASIGFPLMKIIGMLYVLLPLKWNRQLWKAKDIFRFVTYLTPWAMTEVYMLGAFVAYVKLIDLARIELGIAVYAFATLIVVLAAAGAALNPEEIWERLDAT from the coding sequence ATGGAACATGCGTCAGTCCATTCTTTAATCGCCTGTCATGAATGCGATTTACTGCACCGCAAGCGATTCTTGCAGGATGGCCAGCGTGCCATATGCGTGCGTTGCGGCACGCTCCTCTATCGTCAGGTCCAAAACGGGTTAGAGCGTACACTCGTCATGACCCTGACAGCTTTGATTCTGTTCCTGTTGGCGAATACCTTTCCGTTTATGACGTTCATGCTGGAAGGCCGTTCTCAGGAGAGCATCTTATTGACGGGCGTCGTCGAGCTCTATCTGCAGGGATTTTGGGAGCTTGCGATCTTGGTGTTTGCGGCAAGCATCGGGTTCCCGTTGATGAAAATTATCGGGATGTTGTACGTTCTGTTACCGCTGAAGTGGAACCGCCAGCTCTGGAAAGCCAAGGACATATTCCGGTTTGTCACCTATCTGACTCCGTGGGCGATGACGGAAGTGTACATGCTTGGAGCGTTTGTTGCGTATGTCAAACTGATCGATCTTGCGAGGATTGAGCTGGGGATTGCGGTCTATGCGTTTGCCACGCTTATTGTCGTGCTTGCTGCGGCCGGAGCCGCACTGAATCCCGAAGAAATCTGGGAGAGATTGGACGCGACGTGA
- a CDS encoding MlaD family protein, with protein MSDTKPTQSDLAGLPEAVVERRTKFPLVWLIPLIAAIIGIWLAYKTITAMGPTITISFKNGEGLEAGKTKVKYNAVEVGLVETVEISEDLSRVIVTAKMTKGSKSHLREKTRFWVVRPRIGLAGVSGLQTLISGPYIGVDPGPGALSMNFVGLETPPGVTAFEEGRQFRLQSPTLGFLKVGTPVYFRDIEVGRILSHELADDSQSVFLNIFVHAPHHLRVRSTSRFWKTSGFEVSLGAKGLDVKLDSVASFIAGGVAFDTPVTAAGGATPSQEGTVFELYESFDSIGESVYTQKVPYLLHFDGSVRGLATGAPVEFRGIKVGSVTDIAVVIDEKALDVSIPVAIEIEPQRVSTTLHEARRNDYQTISLLVKRGLRAQLQTASLLTGQLFVQLEFFEDLPKKKLIMTGKYPEIPTVPSTMDQLQNTVNDVLADVKTLPLDKIADEVLSTMKGVNRFANSPELLTSVRQLTATLHDVRRLTRDMDRAIVDAADPDAPTMVNLANMLEELSDAARSIRVFAEYLERHPEALVRGKSE; from the coding sequence ATGAGTGACACGAAACCGACTCAGTCCGACTTGGCCGGGTTGCCAGAGGCGGTGGTGGAAAGGCGAACGAAATTCCCGCTCGTATGGCTGATCCCGCTCATCGCGGCCATCATTGGTATTTGGCTCGCGTATAAAACTATCACTGCAATGGGACCGACGATTACTATCAGTTTCAAAAACGGGGAAGGCCTGGAGGCTGGCAAGACCAAAGTCAAATATAACGCCGTAGAGGTTGGTCTGGTCGAAACGGTTGAAATCAGCGAAGATCTGAGCCGCGTCATCGTAACCGCTAAGATGACCAAGGGGTCGAAATCGCATTTGAGGGAAAAGACACGGTTTTGGGTGGTCCGGCCTCGCATCGGATTAGCTGGTGTGTCCGGTCTCCAAACGTTGATCTCAGGTCCCTATATCGGGGTGGATCCCGGTCCAGGGGCTCTGAGCATGAACTTTGTCGGACTTGAAACTCCACCAGGAGTTACCGCGTTCGAAGAAGGTCGTCAATTTCGTTTGCAATCTCCAACGCTCGGGTTTTTAAAAGTCGGTACGCCGGTATACTTCCGGGATATCGAGGTAGGAAGAATCTTAAGTCATGAATTGGCGGATGATTCCCAGAGCGTATTCCTCAATATCTTCGTCCATGCGCCGCATCACCTTCGAGTACGTAGCACGAGTCGTTTCTGGAAGACCAGTGGGTTCGAGGTTTCTCTAGGAGCCAAGGGGTTGGACGTCAAATTGGATTCTGTGGCTTCCTTTATCGCGGGGGGGGTCGCGTTTGATACCCCTGTCACCGCGGCAGGAGGGGCGACGCCCAGTCAAGAGGGAACGGTCTTTGAGCTTTATGAGAGTTTTGACAGTATCGGTGAATCAGTGTACACACAGAAAGTCCCATATTTATTGCATTTTGATGGGTCGGTGCGAGGACTGGCAACCGGCGCGCCTGTGGAATTTAGGGGCATCAAAGTCGGGTCCGTCACGGACATCGCCGTCGTCATCGATGAAAAGGCTCTTGATGTCAGCATTCCCGTCGCGATCGAGATAGAGCCGCAACGTGTCTCGACGACACTCCATGAAGCTCGCCGGAACGACTACCAGACCATCAGCCTCCTGGTAAAACGCGGGTTACGGGCGCAGCTTCAAACGGCGAGTTTGCTCACGGGGCAACTGTTTGTCCAGCTCGAATTTTTCGAAGACCTTCCTAAGAAGAAACTGATCATGACCGGAAAATATCCTGAGATTCCAACCGTTCCATCAACCATGGATCAATTGCAAAATACGGTGAATGATGTTCTGGCAGATGTGAAAACACTTCCCTTGGACAAGATTGCCGACGAAGTCTTAAGCACCATGAAGGGGGTAAACCGGTTTGCGAACTCACCTGAGTTGCTCACTTCCGTCAGGCAATTGACCGCGACATTACACGATGTCAGGAGATTGACCCGTGATATGGATCGGGCGATCGTTGATGCGGCCGATCCTGACGCGCCAACGATGGTTAATTTGGCGAACATGCTGGAAGAGCTCTCGGATGCAGCCCGTTCCATTCGGGTCTTTGCCGAATATCTCGAGCGTCATCCCGAAGCGTTGGTGCGGGGGAAAAGTGAGTAA
- a CDS encoding universal stress protein, giving the protein MNEQHLHVPLINNIVHCSDFSPGSHTAFIHALKAALVTQSKLSILHVPDEKPTDWTEFPEVRKTLLQWKLIPKDSPRSAVPRLGIEVSKVIAQRRDPVKSVLSWLESHPTDLLVLATQQDKGRLLWFRRSVARPVSRKSRLMTLMIPTGLKGFVSEKDGTVSVKHIVIPIASDPDPQLAIQTAARVVYRLNCPSGRFTVLHVGQADQTPTVSLPTVPGWKWIQKSVEGHVTETILKTVKEEEADLLVMATAGRRGFLDALRGSHTEQILSKVTCPLLTIPAGGWMASLLQAEST; this is encoded by the coding sequence ATGAACGAACAACACCTCCACGTTCCACTCATTAATAATATCGTCCATTGTTCAGATTTCAGTCCAGGAAGTCATACCGCATTTATACATGCCCTTAAAGCTGCGCTGGTTACTCAATCCAAACTCTCAATCCTCCATGTGCCCGATGAAAAACCGACCGATTGGACAGAATTTCCCGAAGTCAGAAAAACGCTCCTACAATGGAAGCTCATACCAAAAGACAGTCCACGGTCCGCTGTTCCACGATTAGGCATTGAGGTCAGCAAAGTGATCGCGCAACGTCGCGATCCAGTAAAATCAGTTCTGAGCTGGCTGGAAAGCCACCCCACTGATCTGCTTGTTCTAGCGACTCAACAGGACAAAGGCCGGCTCCTTTGGTTCCGGAGATCGGTGGCTAGACCCGTATCGAGGAAATCCCGATTAATGACCCTCATGATCCCCACAGGGCTCAAAGGGTTTGTGTCGGAGAAAGACGGAACGGTCTCCGTCAAACATATCGTGATTCCCATCGCGTCCGATCCTGATCCTCAATTGGCCATTCAAACAGCCGCCCGTGTCGTCTACCGGCTCAACTGCCCATCCGGTCGTTTCACCGTCCTCCATGTCGGCCAGGCTGATCAAACACCAACCGTCAGTCTTCCTACGGTACCGGGGTGGAAATGGATTCAGAAGTCGGTAGAAGGCCACGTCACAGAAACTATCCTCAAAACCGTCAAAGAGGAAGAAGCCGACCTTTTGGTCATGGCGACTGCAGGACGACGCGGATTTTTGGATGCTTTGAGGGGAAGTCACACAGAACAAATTCTCAGCAAGGTGACATGTCCGTTATTGACAATTCCCGCCGGGGGATGGATGGCTTCCCTGCTTCAGGCTGAATCAACGTAA
- a CDS encoding isochorismatase family protein — protein MKLVKRSQEPTSPPPPDLKPDKTCALVLIHLQNDFFPGGALAVEGSDQILPQINRYIALFQHQGATVMATRDWHPPNHCSFQEHGGPWPSHCVQGSRGAQFHADLHLPNGSLIISVATNPQKESYSGFDGTSLADYLEDRDATTVYIVGLATEHWIKQSVLDGLKLGLRMVVLEDAICGVNLKPHDSEDALQEMTAAGARRATAKDLSMQLPSV, from the coding sequence ATGAAACTCGTTAAAAGATCCCAGGAGCCCACCAGCCCACCGCCACCGGATTTGAAACCAGATAAAACGTGCGCCCTGGTTCTTATCCATCTCCAGAATGACTTTTTTCCTGGAGGAGCATTAGCTGTAGAGGGTAGCGATCAGATTCTTCCTCAAATCAATCGCTACATCGCCTTGTTTCAACACCAAGGAGCCACAGTGATGGCCACACGAGACTGGCATCCGCCTAATCACTGTTCTTTCCAAGAACATGGTGGCCCATGGCCATCTCACTGTGTCCAGGGATCACGGGGGGCACAATTTCATGCAGATCTCCACCTCCCGAACGGCAGCCTCATCATTTCTGTTGCCACAAACCCTCAAAAAGAATCCTATTCAGGGTTTGATGGCACCTCCCTGGCCGATTATCTCGAAGACCGGGACGCCACAACTGTCTATATCGTCGGTCTCGCCACCGAGCATTGGATTAAGCAATCTGTTTTGGATGGATTGAAATTGGGGTTGCGGATGGTCGTGCTGGAAGACGCGATATGCGGCGTCAACCTGAAGCCCCATGACTCTGAGGACGCCCTTCAAGAAATGACGGCAGCCGGAGCCCGGCGAGCCACCGCAAAAGACCTGAGCATGCAGCTTCCATCAGTGTAA
- a CDS encoding paraquat-inducible protein A, with product MNCHTCHQLSRVRSHSPHFRPHCPRCGTTLHFRKPNSVSRTWALTLTAFILYIPANVFPVMTVISFGEGSPDTILSGVIHLIEAEMWPIALLVFFASIVVPMAKLVIMTYLLLSLYFRSHWRPRQRTVLYRVTEAIGRWSMIDIFMISILVALVQLQAIATIEPGPGAISFAAVVIITMVAAMSFDPRLIWDVMEKRDE from the coding sequence ATGAATTGCCATACATGTCACCAATTGAGCCGGGTCCGTTCCCATTCTCCTCATTTCCGTCCCCACTGCCCGCGCTGCGGGACGACCCTACATTTTCGCAAACCCAATAGTGTTAGTCGCACATGGGCGCTGACGCTGACGGCGTTTATCCTATACATTCCAGCCAACGTGTTTCCAGTCATGACGGTGATTTCATTCGGCGAAGGTTCCCCCGATACGATCCTGAGTGGCGTGATACATCTTATCGAAGCCGAGATGTGGCCGATCGCGCTTTTGGTGTTCTTCGCGAGCATCGTCGTTCCCATGGCGAAACTCGTGATCATGACGTATCTCCTGCTATCTCTTTACTTTCGATCTCATTGGAGGCCTAGACAACGTACGGTCCTTTACCGGGTTACTGAAGCGATCGGACGTTGGTCGATGATTGATATCTTCATGATCTCGATTTTGGTCGCCTTAGTACAGCTCCAGGCGATTGCGACGATAGAGCCTGGGCCGGGGGCGATATCGTTTGCAGCCGTTGTCATCATCACCATGGTCGCCGCGATGTCATTTGATCCGCGTTTAATCTGGGATGTGATGGAGAAGCGCGATGAGTGA
- a CDS encoding pyridoxamine 5'-phosphate oxidase family protein → MSTTGSQGERQLQQTLGSQDRARRFYDRQMHDHLTEDMQTFIGRQEMMFIGTSDTNGHCDCSPRFGKPGFVVVLNPHTLAYPEFRGNGVFASLGNIVENPHIGLVFVDFFGSTVGLHVNGTARLFQAEQIPASLAQIALLHEASPSPHLIVQWVLVDIEEAYIHCSKHIPRLQKMEKTITWGTDDPQAKTEDFFVPGKVVVSPSRDPNSSRAQS, encoded by the coding sequence ATGAGTACGACAGGTTCTCAAGGCGAGCGGCAATTACAACAAACGCTAGGCAGCCAAGATCGGGCTCGCCGGTTTTATGACCGTCAAATGCACGACCATTTGACGGAAGACATGCAAACGTTTATCGGCAGGCAAGAGATGATGTTTATCGGGACATCCGACACCAATGGCCACTGTGATTGCTCTCCAAGATTCGGCAAGCCTGGGTTTGTTGTCGTGTTGAATCCCCACACGTTAGCGTACCCCGAATTTCGCGGGAATGGTGTCTTCGCGAGCCTAGGGAATATCGTCGAGAATCCTCACATTGGACTGGTGTTTGTCGATTTTTTCGGTTCAACTGTCGGACTCCATGTCAATGGCACCGCTCGATTATTTCAGGCGGAGCAGATCCCGGCCTCCCTGGCACAAATCGCCCTCCTGCACGAGGCCAGTCCGTCACCACACCTCATCGTGCAGTGGGTCCTAGTGGATATTGAGGAAGCTTACATCCATTGTTCCAAACACATTCCGCGTCTTCAAAAGATGGAAAAGACCATCACGTGGGGCACCGATGATCCTCAAGCTAAAACCGAGGATTTCTTTGTTCCCGGCAAGGTTGTGGTCTCCCCGTCGAGAGATCCCAATTCCTCTCGTGCTCAATCCTGA
- a CDS encoding Slp family lipoprotein, whose amino-acid sequence MMKHIMIGATVGYFLFLSGCAATSPFPMNDSQALKSDSEFGSLTAQPDVFKGRAIKLAGRMVGVESTDEGTFVTAEWLPYPEAEYLGPYKTTEGSPERFVIFYPGKLDSKGQLYGNKFLVYGKNEGKPLGERASASVPYITARCLHVWKTGLDRLDTRPDTEYTQYDEETYCADT is encoded by the coding sequence ATGATGAAACATATCATGATTGGAGCCACAGTCGGATATTTCTTGTTTCTCTCGGGATGCGCTGCGACTTCGCCGTTTCCGATGAATGATAGTCAAGCCTTAAAGTCGGATTCAGAGTTTGGAAGCCTGACGGCTCAACCGGATGTCTTCAAAGGGCGAGCGATTAAGCTGGCAGGTCGTATGGTTGGGGTTGAGTCGACCGATGAGGGGACATTCGTCACGGCAGAATGGCTTCCCTATCCAGAGGCTGAATACCTAGGGCCCTACAAGACCACTGAGGGCTCGCCTGAGAGATTCGTCATTTTCTACCCGGGCAAGCTTGATTCTAAGGGACAATTGTACGGGAATAAATTTCTTGTCTACGGCAAAAACGAAGGGAAGCCTCTAGGTGAGCGCGCTTCTGCAAGCGTTCCCTACATTACCGCTCGTTGTCTGCACGTATGGAAAACAGGGCTTGATCGACTAGATACGAGACCTGACACCGAATACACACAATACGACGAGGAAACCTATTGCGCTGATACATAA
- the argB gene encoding acetylglutamate kinase produces MERLIKKADILVEALPYIRTFAGKTIVIKYGGAAMTQHALKEGFAEDVVLLKYVGLNPVVIHGGGPQINAMLDKLNIQPKFVNGVRVTDQATMDVVEMVLGGKINKEIVSMLNQHGGKAVGLTGKDGRLFLSKPFNAKALVHKLTGETDTPEDHDYGFVGEVDQVDARLIVKLQEENFIPVIAPIGVDKKGNTYNINADLVAGSVAGALHAEKLLVLSDIKGIRDAENHHVPTLSRKDTERMVKKKIISEGMLPKVHACLTALDGGVQKAHIIDGRIPHAILLEIFTDKGIGTEIVA; encoded by the coding sequence ATGGAACGACTGATTAAGAAAGCTGACATTCTCGTCGAGGCTCTTCCCTACATCCGGACATTCGCCGGCAAGACCATCGTGATCAAATATGGGGGAGCCGCGATGACACAGCATGCCTTGAAAGAGGGTTTTGCCGAGGATGTCGTGCTCCTCAAATACGTGGGCTTGAATCCCGTCGTGATCCACGGAGGCGGTCCACAAATTAATGCCATGCTCGATAAGCTGAACATTCAACCCAAGTTTGTCAATGGCGTCCGTGTGACCGACCAGGCCACTATGGACGTCGTTGAAATGGTCCTAGGGGGAAAGATCAACAAAGAAATCGTGAGCATGCTCAACCAGCATGGAGGAAAGGCTGTTGGTCTGACGGGAAAAGATGGACGTCTGTTTCTCTCCAAACCATTTAATGCGAAGGCATTGGTCCACAAACTGACGGGTGAAACCGATACCCCGGAAGATCACGACTATGGGTTCGTCGGCGAAGTCGACCAGGTCGATGCAAGATTGATCGTAAAACTTCAAGAAGAAAATTTCATTCCTGTCATCGCTCCGATTGGTGTCGACAAAAAAGGCAATACCTACAACATCAATGCGGATCTCGTGGCTGGAAGCGTGGCCGGCGCGCTCCATGCCGAAAAACTCCTGGTGTTGAGCGACATCAAAGGGATTCGGGATGCCGAGAATCATCATGTGCCCACGTTGTCGCGTAAAGACACAGAGCGAATGGTCAAGAAAAAGATCATTAGCGAAGGCATGCTCCCCAAAGTCCATGCCTGTTTGACGGCTTTGGATGGTGGAGTCCAAAAAGCTCACATCATTGACGGACGAATCCCCCATGCCATTTTGCTGGAAATTTTTACCGACAAGGGCATTGGCACTGAAATCGTGGCCTAA
- a CDS encoding PqiC family protein: MRISVMAWVIVTGFLIGSSAGCVRTQPTHYYILSSIDSEGRSSMPSIDGPDVRIGLGPLTLPSYLDRAGIVTRITPNTLNIADFDNWAEPLHQNVMSVVSENLSWLLGTDNIVTYPWKRSHTVDYQLVLDVIEFDVNSAGNALLFARWSVVGDDGETVIATNKGRYVRTPAGKDYHHLVQALSETLEDMSREIADRMTALLTHE, from the coding sequence ATGAGAATTTCCGTCATGGCATGGGTAATTGTCACCGGCTTTCTTATCGGTTCGAGTGCCGGATGTGTGAGAACTCAACCGACGCATTATTATATCCTGAGCTCAATCGATTCTGAGGGCCGTTCGTCAATGCCTTCCATAGACGGGCCGGATGTGCGTATCGGCCTCGGGCCGCTGACCCTGCCGTCGTACTTGGATCGTGCGGGAATTGTCACGCGAATCACACCCAATACACTGAACATTGCTGATTTTGATAATTGGGCCGAACCACTTCACCAGAATGTCATGAGTGTGGTGTCCGAGAACCTGTCCTGGCTGCTCGGGACCGACAACATCGTCACGTACCCATGGAAGCGGAGTCATACCGTCGATTATCAACTCGTGCTTGACGTCATCGAATTTGATGTCAACTCAGCGGGGAATGCGCTCTTGTTTGCGCGCTGGAGTGTGGTGGGCGATGACGGGGAAACGGTCATCGCCACCAACAAAGGCCGGTACGTCAGGACGCCTGCGGGGAAAGACTACCACCACCTGGTACAAGCCCTCAGTGAGACGCTTGAGGACATGAGCCGGGAAATTGCGGATAGGATGACGGCTCTTCTCACACACGAGTAG
- a CDS encoding acyloxyacyl hydrolase: protein MAVGIRGGMNFKDAGLPPGEKVDFEQFDVFGIMGLPWQWDLSPDWSARVRLYGSAGVIRGARDLGFITTVTPGLAATNKSWNLTFDIAAGGALISDWEYGRQDVGGPFQFIGHLGVTYHLPWNLAVGYRFHHMSDAMIYGKSRGTDLHMIEFSYYFEGL, encoded by the coding sequence ATGGCCGTAGGCATTCGTGGAGGCATGAATTTCAAAGATGCAGGTTTGCCACCCGGTGAAAAGGTGGACTTTGAGCAATTCGACGTGTTTGGCATCATGGGCTTGCCATGGCAATGGGACTTATCACCGGACTGGAGCGCACGAGTCAGACTGTATGGCTCAGCTGGCGTCATACGTGGAGCCCGTGACTTGGGTTTCATCACAACCGTGACCCCTGGCTTGGCAGCCACCAACAAGAGTTGGAATCTCACATTCGATATCGCCGCTGGTGGAGCGCTAATTAGCGATTGGGAATATGGCCGTCAAGATGTCGGAGGACCGTTCCAATTTATTGGGCACCTGGGAGTTACCTACCATCTTCCTTGGAATCTGGCCGTCGGCTATCGATTTCATCACATGTCAGATGCGATGATTTATGGAAAAAGTCGAGGGACAGATCTCCACATGATTGAATTCAGTTATTATTTTGAAGGCCTCTGA